A DNA window from Carassius gibelio isolate Cgi1373 ecotype wild population from Czech Republic chromosome A6, carGib1.2-hapl.c, whole genome shotgun sequence contains the following coding sequences:
- the LOC128015759 gene encoding inositol hexakisphosphate kinase 2-like, which yields MSPALEALMEGCRYPGKGEMKGGVMLEPFVHQVGGHSCVLRFGEQAICKPLIPREHQFYKSLPPEIRKFTPQYKGVVSVSFEEDEVGNLCLIAYPLHSDPPDLENKEPSVDGEPKTKLLKWGKKKPSGLLPENERARQSRKEEKGKSNRDDKAEVLYYSLEKGNVVSQIKHNPWSLQCHQQHLQRMKENSKHRNQHKFILLENLTWRYGVPCVLDLKMGTRQHGDDASEEKKANQIRKCQQSTSSSIGVRLCGMQVYHSTTGQLIFMNKYHGRKLSLAGFKEALWQFFSDGRVLRRELLTPVLQRLREMRAVLEACESYRFFSSSLLVIYDGAPPPAPSRSRPSRGGEEEDEEDDDEDENDDEEGAYGGRHGHSSSISPMVDVRMIDFAHTTCRDYGEDAIVHEGGDSGYIFGLQNLISILSELEEHTND from the exons ATGAGTCCGGCTTTAGAAGCGCTGATGGAGGGGTGTAGATACCCGGGGAAAGGAGAAATGAAGGGAGGAGTGATGTTGGAACCATTTGTCCATCAAGTCGGCGGCCACTCTTGTGTACTGCGGTTTGGGGAACAGGCCATCTGTAAACCACTTATACCCAGAGAACACCAGTTTTATAAGAGCCTGCCACCTGAGATCCGCAAATTCACGCCACAGTACAAAG GTGTGGTGTCGGTGAGTTTTGAGGAAGATGAGGTGGGGAATCTGTGTTTGATAGCATACCCACTCCACAGTGATCCACCTGATTTGGAAAACAAGGAGCCCTCTGTTGATGGGGAGCCCAAGACTAAGCTTCTTAAATGGGGGAAAAAGAAACCATCAGGCCTCCTACCAGAAAATGAGAGAGCCAGACAGAGCCGCAAAGAGGAGAAGGGCAAAAG TAATCGGGATGATAAGGCAGAGGTTTTGTACTACAGTCTGGAGAAGGGAAATGTGGTTTCTCAGATCAAACACAACCCTTGGAGTCTGCAGTGTCACCAGCAGCACCTACAGAGGATGAAGGAGAACTCCAAACACAGAAACCAGCACA AATTTATTCTGCTGGAAAATCTAACATGGCGGTACGGGGTTCCATGTGTTCTTGATCTGAAGATGGGAACGCGTCAGCATGGGGACGATGCCTCTGAGGAGAAGAAAGCAAATCAGATTCGCAAATGCCAGCAAAGCACTTCCTCTTCTATTGGAGTACGCCTCTGTGGCATGCAG GTGTATCACAGCACTACAGGGCAGCTGATATTCATGAACAAGTATCATGGGCGTAAGTTGAGTCTGGCCGGGTTCAAAGAGGCTCTGTGGCAGTTCTTCAGTGATGGCCGAGTTCTGCGCAGAGAACTTCTGACCCCAGTGCTGCAAAGACTGAGAGAGATGAGAGCGGTGCTGGAGGCTTGTGAGAGCTATCGTTTCTTCTCCTCGTCTCTTCTCGTCATCTACGACGGGGCTCCACCCCCTGCCCCATCTAGATCCCGGCCCTCTCGTGGAGGAGAAGAGGAAGacgaggaggatgatgatgaagatgagaaCGACGATGAGGAGGGAGCCTACGGAGGACGTCACGGTCACTCTAGCAGCATTTCCCCAATGGTGGATGTCCGAATGATTGATTTCGCTCACACGACATGTCGTGATTATGGAGAGGATGCCATCGTCCATGAAGGTGGAGACAGCGGCTACATCTTCGGCCTGCAGAATCTCATCAGCATTCTGTCAGAGCTTGAAGAGCACACCAACGACTAA